One window of Alphaproteobacteria bacterium genomic DNA carries:
- a CDS encoding NADH-quinone oxidoreductase subunit N: MELFELSNLAPIVPEIFLAVSVLGFLILGVYGGNKTTPLISFGVILVMIAAGMLIHADGRSLSGFDGMIVSNPFIMIVKLMILFGAGMVLMISTEWLSRADHGIFEYPVLILLSVLGMLIMVSSGSLLTIYMGLELMSLPLYVLASIQRDSLRSTEAGLKYFVLGSLASGMMLFGMSLIYGFSGTISLDAMAMIFNETAAMTEPGAP; encoded by the coding sequence ATGGAACTGTTTGAACTTTCCAATTTAGCCCCTATCGTGCCCGAAATTTTTCTGGCCGTTTCCGTATTGGGCTTTTTGATCCTGGGCGTATACGGCGGTAACAAAACCACACCGTTAATTTCCTTTGGCGTTATTTTAGTAATGATCGCCGCTGGTATGCTTATTCATGCCGATGGCCGCAGCCTCAGCGGTTTTGATGGAATGATAGTGAGCAACCCGTTTATCATGATTGTTAAGCTCATGATTTTATTTGGCGCGGGTATGGTGCTGATGATTTCTACAGAATGGCTGTCACGCGCTGACCATGGGATATTTGAATATCCGGTATTGATTTTGCTTTCGGTGCTGGGAATGCTGATTATGGTATCATCGGGCAGCTTACTTACCATTTATATGGGGCTGGAACTCATGAGTCTGCCGCTATATGTGCTGGCCTCTATCCAGCGCGATTCGTTGCGCTCAACAGAAGCAGGGTTAAAATATTTTGTGTTGGGTTCTCTCGCATCCGGTATGATGCTGTTTGGTATGTCACTCATCTATGGATTCAGCGGAACCATCAGCCTTGATGCTATGGCTATGATATTCAACGAAACTGCTGCGATGACCGAACCCGGGGCGCCC